A window of Drosophila biarmipes strain raj3 unplaced genomic scaffold, RU_DBia_V1.1 ptg000005l, whole genome shotgun sequence genomic DNA:
agtcggcattcgaagaggtaaaggcaaggctggtggcagaccctgtactggcgtgcccggatattgaaaaaccatttgtcctgcagacggacgcaagtgattacggtattggggccattttgacccaggaaaccgaacggggcgaaaaggtgatctcttactcaagccgaacgcttaacggggctgagaaaaactactccacgaccgaaaaggagtacaggaagggacaactcaatgtagtggcagacgcattatcaaggcagccactaccagtaacactgccagaggaaccgtggtctacagtgtgcgcagacttcgtcggacccctgccgcgttcaaaacacggcaaccaaatgctgctggtgctgatagacaggttctccaagtgggctgaattggtgccgctgcggagcgcgacagccgagtccctaaagaaagcgttcagggagcgcatcatcgcaaggtttggggtccctaaggtagtcataacggacaacggagcaacagcaaaatcttcaagagtttcctggccgagatgggagccaagcaacagttcacggctccatataccccgcaagagaacccgacagaaagagcaaacaggaccgtgaaaacgatgatagcgcagttcacagggcaggatcagagaaactgggacgagaaatggcctgagatcatgctggcagtaaatacgagcgtttcggaatccacaggatacacgccagcgtttgttactcaaggcagagaaccgagactgccgagcgccctatacgacagagagaccttgggaacaggacgacccactgagaccccaggggagaaggcaaacaaactcggggaaatcttcgaggttgtaaggcggaatctggagagagcctcccaggatcaggctaggcattacaacctgaggaggagacaatggacaccagcggtgggagacgtcgtgtgggccaaggaacatcatttgtcgaaggcggccgaggggttcgcagcaaagttggtcccaagatacgacggaccttaccaggtcacggattttgcgtcaccagtaatctgcaaaatacggcacgtgaacacaaaaaaagagaggaccatccacgtgagcgagctgaaacaacaacaaacacagaacaccatcgagcagctacaaacagatacggtagacaaaaggcaaggaaagctccaaggatacccgaaggacacaagaaaaagggtccaaggagagctccaaggatacccaaaggacacgaggaaaggggtccaaggatacctccaaggatacccgaaggacacgaggaaaggggtccaaggatacctccaaggatacccgaaggacacgaggaaaggggtccaaggatatttccaaggatacccgaaggacacgaggaaaggggtccatgaatacctccaaggatacccgaaggacacgaggaaaggggtccaaggatacctccaaggatacccgaaggacacgaggaaaaggttccaaggatacctccaaggatacccgaaggacacgaggaaaggggtccaaggatacctccaaggatacacAAAGGACATAAGgaaagagcccaaggataCTTCCGAGGATGCTCAGGAATAAAGAACATCTCGAagggaaaaaaggaatttttccAACTGGAGGGCAGAGAAGACACAAACAGTAGACCGGAACGTCCGATCGCTCGATGATGACTGAAAGGAAAATGTCCAGCGATAgtccgccgaaggaagggggaagacgGTACAGgtcagagagctgtaccgtaaAAACGAAGTGGAAAAGGAGGGAGGCTGTGAGAAATAGCGGTACCGAGCAAAGTGTAAGGCCTAGAACCGAGATGTCGAGGAAGGAACGGCCGGCGGCAGACGGTCATTTAGCGAGAACACCACCATGAGTACCCGAGTAGCAAGGAGCGACGCAAAGAAGGCGATGACTGCCCGCCAGCCGGCCGAGAGATCTAGCATGGGGCAAGGGGGGTCCACCACACGGCCTACCCGAACCTCGCGGCTGATCTCGAGGCGAAGGAAGCCCGATCCGGTGATCAGCTCCGACAGCGACGTCGATTGGAgcagaggaggtggcggcttcAGAAGGCCACCAGCGACACCGACGGCCGCATCCCAACCGGCACCACCCATGTCGAGTGGGCCAGCGAGGAGCCACCTGCGGAGCAACGGACTCCCCGCAGCCACGAGGAGCAGGTGGCAGCCGCCACGCTGGAGTTTCGGCTGAGCCTGGAGGCGCGGCGGAAGACGGAAGAGACTCAACTGCGAGAGATGGAGGAGGACCCGGAATGGCAGGCCCGTTTGCGACGGGCCGagaaggaggagcagcagttgtggGAGGAACAGGCATGCCCACCCACTCCGAGGTAAGTCGCCGAACCGTGGGTGCCGCCCCAGGAGGTGGCCGACGTTCGGGCTGCCTCTCCGCCGGGCTGGCTGCCGGGCTGGCTGTCGGAGGTGCCGCTTACGCCGCGGAACGAGAGTTCGCCGACGCGACCACCCTCACCGAAAGGCGAGGCGCTCCCTGTCCggtcgccaccaccgccgcaaccgGATACGCCACCTTCACCGGCGAGTCACGGCGGGGAATCTCCCCGGTGGAAACCCGCGCGACCACCCACGCCGAGGTTCGAACGGCCGCCGGCGGTAGGAGCGCACCCGCGGCCGGACACGCCGCAATACCAACCCGGAGACCCGGTGGGACACCACGTCCGAACGGACATACCGGCGGCGCACGTGACCCATAGCGTGCGGTCGTTCGTGGCCGAAGGCGTGAGGTGGTGGCAAGACGGTCGTCTGGACATGGCCGGAGGGCCCCGCGGAGAAGGCGATGGTGGAGGAGCCCCGGATTTGGGAGGAGACGGGACCTCGGGTGAGCCCGATGGATCCCAGAACCCGTGGACGGCCGGACCTATGGACCTCGCCGACACCGAGTACGCGGCCATCGACTCCAGGGACAGGGCCCACGACACCGGCAGCGACGCGAGATGAGGCGGAAGCGGCGGAGCCTTAGGAGAGGGGACCGTGGAAATGGCCGGAACCGACGGGAGGTGGAAGGCCAAGCTTCATCGGCGGCGCGTCCTAAGTTGGCACGGACGATGTCGGCGCCGGAAGGCCAGCGATGGCTGGGAGTCCCAGAGCAGGAGAGGCCCACAGGAATCGCGGAGGAACCGGCGGTACGCGAGGCTcgcaacctgggcggcaggcgcAGCGTGCGGATCAGGAGTGGCGGACGCACGTATCGCGTGAGGCTGGGGCTCGCGGGCATGAGAGTTTTCATGGAGCagtagtaaaaaataaatcgtgAAAATCTAACACGCAAAGCTAATGACCGGAGAGGGCGGGAGCGCGGCTGAAAGCGTGAAGAAGGGGGCATacatggcagcaacctgaaagCGAAGGGGAAGGGTTAGGGCGGAGGCAAAGACCAAAAAACTCCAacttacccgctgcgaagcgAATTCTGAGTCCTCTCCGCTCCCGCTCACGAAGAAGTCCGCGTGGGGCCGGGTCAGCCAGCTGAGGGCGAATGAAGGAGGAAAGTGAAGGAAAGTCGCCGAAAGGATAGGAGCGAAATTGGAAAAAGGAAATGGAAACTCACCTTGAGAAGTCTCCAATTTTGCAGActcaccattcaacagggaagcgggcgcctcgataggcggtcgattggcactggacgatagtgcgatcgatgggcacaagaaaatggaaatatcggtgatgatgaacattgcggctcgcaagtggcaacgccgcaccagcgatatcgatatctgggtatcgatagctgattaatatcggtgcccagtgggaacagatggaggatcggcgcgggagatttgaaattgctatacggaggacgaccggcgctgtggaaaggaaacaagatggaaagcgtcgagggaacgtcgagggagcaacgagggagcaccgagggaaccggaacgagatgcgccctgactcaatggctaggatatacaagggaacgccggagagtgggagcgctgagttttcttaatctttcccgaagtaaggggggaatgtgaggagttgaatagtgccgggcggagcgagagtgccgtgtgcaaaaaggagtaacgggacgccgccggactttggactttggaaagaaggtgccacagctcagcagcggtgcggcacacaaacatgttgcatgtgtctccgggatcagcgggacggcggcatcaggctggacggcggcgggaggcagtgcgtcaaggacaagagggtcaaacagaaaccatggactttggacccggtgtggagagttttgccgggccgtgtgcaaaagggaaataacgggtcccagaggccctatataaacccgcggCAGCggcatcagtcattcagcatcagtcatgcagtcgagagcattcagatCAGtgatccagtggagagcattcagtcgagagcatttagtcgagatcagtcagtcaagagcgagcagtcagtcgagagcaaggagtcgtcggaagcagcgccgtgggagcctacgaggagcaagatcgtcacgtcgagacgttcgggattgggattactaggaatctccgaactgagacacaggtggctgaggtctaaggaggcgccacacggctaagttctgttctgtcctgccgacgaagtcctggcggtacgcctgaagggtctactagactgagatttgaaatcgagagtagcaagccagaagggagagaagtcccggagcggcgtaacagaacccctagagtgacgagccagaagggagagaagtcccggagcggcgcaacggaacccctagagtagcgagccagaagggagagaagtcccggaacggcgtaacagaactcctagagtagcgagcaagaagagagagaagtcccggagcggcgcaacagaaccctgagagtcacgagccagaagggagagaagtcccggatcggcgtataccctcgaacccagcacagaagtcaagacctacagccacctgtcaggagtagttcgcaggatatcgccaccagcaatcaggacaccacaccgcaacggccacgcaaggaggaccGAGcacgcaggaacggcacggacagtacgcggaagggtgaggctagggtggaacgttcgtttacacgaggcacagaagcgaagtgaaaagcgagacagctccctggcgttctgccttgactgtccgtacgatctgagcggaagcccgtgggaccatccgggacagagcaagggacaggcggtcgggtatcgagaggagtgatcctggagagctcgtcagtctgttcactctagtctgagaacggtgacgcttccctaagcccgcacggctgaccccatagcgagtctgaatcgtggccgagcagtcaccgagccagccacgtcaggagcaatcagcggtcaaggatcttcgaggagcgacaagacagccagccacgtcaggagcaatcaacggtcaaggatcttcgaggagcgacaagacaacccacaccgtcggagacagcgagacgagcaagttataaagccgactgcagtcatacccgcaataaaccaacTCCGAACCcaagaattctgtgctttttcactgaactactggacggtcacgtttatataaatttggtgggacgaacacacacaatctactgagctagccgcacaaataccgtagcgagcagaaatcaaagaaatcagttcgttacagtatgaaaagtcatttttcttgaaattttttagaaacagttcagtgttttctttttgtttttaaaaagaccaTACAGCAGGCGATAATGACCGCaagtattagaaaaatattcttatagttgttgtttaatataaaaatatttataggcgtttaatttaaaaatttttacaaattatattttttggtatattgtctatatgaatcgaaaaattgtGCTGACCTGCGACtatcaaaatataatacttttaaatagATTTGGGTAACTGGTCCGAAGGaaagactcctttaaaaatagatcgTTTTTCTGAATGCTTAGAAAGCAAATGttgaatttttgaaatattcattttaaaaaagcgTTCAAATATTTCTATGTTTATCAAATTGAAGCATGGAATCGTAATTACAgtatataaagaagtaactGTTTCAATAAGTGGTTGCGAAAAGCTTCCTTtgattcttatagtaccttgcGTTATACTGTTTGTATCAAATATTTCCTTTGTAATTTGCAGTCCACAATcgtaatgttttaatattgaaatattgaaattaattcttaaatcaacattattaacaagcagtttgttttgattaaataaatCTCCATGAATTTTTCCAATTAATGCAACCTTATTACTTTtttggaatacatttttaagagtttaatTCTAGTtgggataaacatatttcccagctgttattcttccaagtgactttcagaggcaTCACTCCCATAgtgtaaaattgtttgcaaatacgctctataatgataattattatcactctGCGATACCAGaatattatttacataaactgaggaacttctaaatattgaatgtaaaaaatattgtttactacaccgacagcatttccttcaatAGCCTTGGTATCATTTTTTCTGAGTTGCACTACAAGTCGTAGGTAAACACTTGATAAATCTCGGTACATTTCACCATTTCCTAAGCAAAGAAATGCGATTAAGAAGGCGCCGTCCATGGAAGTAATAGGATtatatgagacttcttcagttcatagaataaaactttgtatggggtgttcttgaattatatttctcaGCGCCTTTCTCCCAAGTTTATTTAAtacagccttaccagtctcagcggcctgattttttatagcagttatgcccgaaagaaaaagtgatttaatgtaattaaaaggaccactaaaaaaatttccgattcctcgtccttgttgcactattCGGGGTGATACATAAAGGcttccgatgttgcttaaTCCCCCGCCACCCTGATTTACCTAATAATCCTAATAAGATTTCACTGATGACTGTTTATGttctaagtaaatattttttgtgtatgttttatttatagagtTTTTAGGTATGCTTTGCATATAGAGcttcttctaaagtgaagagtaacgatatccttgtagttgttgtttattataaaaatatttataggcgttaggatttaaaaattttataaattctt
This region includes:
- the LOC127011679 gene encoding translation initiation factor IF-2-like, translated to MSAPEGQRWLGVPEQEWPAGIAEEPAVREARNLGGRRSVRIRSGGRTYHEARSGDQLRQRRRLEQRRWRLQKATSDTDGRIPTGTTHVEWASEEPPAEQRTPRSHEEQVAAATLEFRLSLEARRKTEETQLREMEEDPEWQALAEPWVPPQEVADVRAASPPGWLPGWLSEVPLTPRNESSPTRPPSPKGEALPVRSPPPPQPDTPPSPASHGGESPRWKPARPPTPRFERPPAVGAHPRPDTPQYQPGDPVGHHVRTDIPAAHVTHSVRSFVAEGVRWWQDGRLDMAGGPRGEGDGGGAPDLGGDGTSGEPDGSQNPWTAGPMDLADTEYAAIDSRDRAHDTGSDAR